The genomic interval GTCTTCCAGAATCCGGATGGCCGCCACCACGGCGTCCAGACTGGTACCGCCTTCCTGCAGGACCCGGTAGCCGGCCTCCAGCGCCTCGCGGAGCGCCGCCCGGTACTGCTGTTCCCGCTCGGGCGTCATGCGATCGCGCGTGATCGTGCCGGCACCGCCGTGCACGACCAGCACCACGCGCGCCGTGTCGGCCGGTGCCGCTCGTAGTGCATCTGAAGTGGTACTGATTGACAAAAGGAGCATCCCGGCAATCAACAGCTTGAAGGCTCGCATGGCGTTACTTCCTGGTTTGCAAAAAGCCTGTGAGATACGAATCGTCTGGTAGGATCGTTACAATTCAGGTGTTTCGTTTTGTGTAAACTTACGAAGTGCTGTTTTAAAAAGCAGAGCGAAAAGGATTTAACGAATATTTCGCACCTTTTTTCGGTAGCATCGTATATATTATTGAGTCTGTAGAATTTTGCCAAACCAAACCCAGCCAGAAACGACCGTGCTGCATAGAACCCGCATCGTCAAGAAGACCCAGCGTCCGCGTTCGGAGGAAGCGGAACAGCAGGACCGTCTGGCGCTGCTTCAGCAGATGAGCGACGAGGACCTGATGGAGCAGTTCCAGGCGGGCACCGTCGAGGCGTTCAACATCCTGGTGGAACGCTACTCCGAGCGCCTGATGCACTACCTCTACGGCTTCCTCGGCGACGCCCGTCGTTGCGAGGACCTGCTGCAGGAAACCTTCCTGCGCGTCTACCGCAACCGGCACTCCTATCAGCGGATCGCCAAGTTCTCGACCTGGCTTTACACGATTGCCGGCAACCTGGCCCGCTCGGAGTACCGGAAGCGCAAGCGGCGGCGCGTCTACTCCATCCAGTCGGTCAATCGCGACGACGAGGAGTACGAAATCGCGCTGCCCGACGAGACGTTCTCGCCGGACAAGCACGCCGAAAGCATCATCCAGGACAAGTACATTCAGGAGGCGCTCAGCAGCATCCCGCCCGACTTCCGGGAAGTGGTCGTGCTGCGCGACGTGCAGCAGCTCACCTACGAGGAGATCGCCCAGATCACCGGGCTGCCTATGGGAACGGTCAAGAGCCGCATCAACCGTGGGCGCACGAAGCTGCAGGCGCTCCTGAAGGACATTTACGCCCCCGAGGAAGTCTGATAACTTCCCCTGAAAGCCAGCGCGGCGTTCCGCTTCGGGACGCCGCTTTTTTGTTTCAGCCGGCCAGGATCCCGATCAGGATCATCAGCGCCGTAAAGCCCAGCAAAATCCCCAGCGCCAGCAACAGTTCCCGGCGGCGACGACGGCTCAACCAGGCCATGGGACGGCCCTCATCAGGTGATCCCTGTCGTTTCTTCTACAATCGTACGACAGGCGCATCAAAAACGCAAATGCCCGAAGGCGCGTCAGCCCGCTGCAACGTGGTAGCGCTGCTTCAGGGCCTGTTGGAGGGCTCCAACGGCCTCCAGCGCTTCGCGGAGCAGCTTCTGCTGCACCCGGGAAAGCGTTTCAGGGTTCAGGAAATTGTCCGGCGGCTCCCCTGCTTCCATCTGGCGCAGCTGGTGCTCCAGACGCACATCGATCAGGTAATGGTAGGCCTCAATTGCATCGTGGAGCACCGAGGCCAGCTCCGAGAGGGACTCGGCCGCCACGCGCAGGCGATCGAACGTGTTGGTCGAATCGAAATAGCGAAGCTCCAGCGCCAGGATGCGCGCGGCGTCGACCACCAGCCGGGTCCCACGCCGCTCCAGATCGATACGTCCACGGCCGGGACCGGACCGTTCGGTCGCCCAGCGTCCCAGCGGTGCCAGGGACGGCCGCTGGCGCAGGGCTAACTCGGCCAGCAGCCGGAAAAACTGGCGCGTGCGATCCAGCTCCTGAATGTTCAGCGCATCCTCCACTTCCTGCCAGAGCGTCTGCACCAGCGACGTTTCACCACATAACGGCCTCAGGTCGAAAAAGGGAAGCACGCGCTCCAGCTCGGCCGCGTTGGCCTGCAGAATCCAGTGACGGATCGACTGACGCCATCCCGCAAGTGGTTGCCGCCATTGTGCTTCCCGCGCAATGGTTTCGCTGGCCGGAAAGCCACAGGCTTCAAGTGCCTGGTTGACCTGCTCGGCCATGCGCCGAAACCAGTACGAGGCGGCTTCGGCCGCTTCGGCGTCTCCGGGATCGGCGTACACCAGCGCATTCTGCTGGTGGGTGGTGAGGGTCATCTCCTGCCGGCCGGTGGCTCCCAGGCGCAACCAGGCCCAGTCCACATCCGGACGGGCCAGATCTTCACGCGTGCGCAGCTCCCGTGCTACCAGACGGATCACACGGCGGGCAATCCGATCGCCCACCACCGAAAGCATACGCCCCAA from Rhodothermus marinus carries:
- a CDS encoding RNA polymerase sigma factor: MLHRTRIVKKTQRPRSEEAEQQDRLALLQQMSDEDLMEQFQAGTVEAFNILVERYSERLMHYLYGFLGDARRCEDLLQETFLRVYRNRHSYQRIAKFSTWLYTIAGNLARSEYRKRKRRRVYSIQSVNRDDEEYEIALPDETFSPDKHAESIIQDKYIQEALSSIPPDFREVVVLRDVQQLTYEEIAQITGLPMGTVKSRINRGRTKLQALLKDIYAPEEV
- a CDS encoding putative nucleotidyltransferase substrate binding domain-containing protein translates to MAGSTILERLRGLLRATPPFDQLSSEELQDVLADLTLEYFKPGEIIIEQGSTAHKGLYVVESGMVRLMDVTRQRLVDKCGEGDTFGAFGLIKGGAAPYEARAVAPTVCALIRAERFLKLYEQNEAVATYFDRQIKQYLNRLGTEVDVTGARQLFGRRLGQLAYRRLITCTPESTAQEVARQMIRRGVSSVLVLRNGRLAGLVTGADLRRLVARGGLPNTPVRRLMSAPVQTIAANATLFDAMMQMLSHGVHRLVVVDADERPLGVLTDRDVAHWRGQDPLATVNRMESATSVADLTNIQEEIHEQLLRLQRQGAAPEQLGRMLSVVGDRIARRVIRLVARELRTREDLARPDVDWAWLRLGATGRQEMTLTTHQQNALVYADPGDAEAAEAASYWFRRMAEQVNQALEACGFPASETIAREAQWRQPLAGWRQSIRHWILQANAAELERVLPFFDLRPLCGETSLVQTLWQEVEDALNIQELDRTRQFFRLLAELALRQRPSLAPLGRWATERSGPGRGRIDLERRGTRLVVDAARILALELRYFDSTNTFDRLRVAAESLSELASVLHDAIEAYHYLIDVRLEHQLRQMEAGEPPDNFLNPETLSRVQQKLLREALEAVGALQQALKQRYHVAAG